Proteins found in one Nitratiruptor sp. SB155-2 genomic segment:
- a CDS encoding replicative DNA helicase, with translation MEAHLYNLNIERSVLSSILFDPAIFEDVAARLTPNDFYHPFHKNLFAAMEELAREDQPIDEEFLKEKLELKKQFDEAAFLEVLAANPLSANVSAYVEEIKEKAVKRDLVHLTTEIKKITVEQDLPVEDVIDEIQSKLYKITTQTSSQDFKDSTQVMKDTLQHLLKMKERGNSILIGLDTGFHELNLKTAGFSPGDLIIIAARPSMGKTAFSLNIAQSVLDQNKGVVFFSLEMPAEQLMLRMLSAKAAIPLQRLRVGNLNDIEWSEISRLSDYYDKRKLFIDDEGNLNVHQLRAKLRKLKSQHPEIELAVIDYLQLMSGSSNKDRHLEISEISRSLKMLARELDIPIIALSQLNRSLESRNDKRPMLSDLRESGAIEQDADVILFVYRDDVYKLKEAKEKAKEAAKEGKQVDVNFEEKRVEEAEIIIGKQRNGPTGVVKLYFHKEYVKFAEEAAETVREYEMKESNIEIPPI, from the coding sequence ATGGAAGCACATCTGTACAATCTCAATATCGAGCGATCGGTCCTAAGCTCTATCCTTTTTGATCCGGCCATTTTTGAAGATGTGGCTGCAAGACTTACCCCAAACGATTTTTATCACCCTTTTCATAAGAATCTTTTTGCTGCGATGGAGGAGCTTGCCAGGGAAGATCAACCTATTGATGAAGAGTTTTTGAAAGAGAAGCTGGAGCTCAAAAAGCAGTTTGACGAAGCCGCATTTTTGGAAGTCTTGGCTGCCAATCCACTGAGTGCCAATGTAAGCGCTTATGTGGAGGAGATCAAAGAAAAAGCGGTCAAACGAGATCTTGTCCATTTGACCACAGAGATCAAAAAGATTACAGTCGAGCAGGACTTGCCGGTTGAAGATGTGATTGACGAGATACAGTCTAAACTTTACAAGATCACAACCCAGACCAGTTCGCAAGATTTTAAAGATTCGACGCAAGTTATGAAAGATACTTTGCAGCATCTCTTGAAGATGAAAGAGCGAGGCAACTCTATCCTTATAGGACTCGATACCGGTTTTCATGAACTAAACCTCAAAACGGCGGGTTTCTCTCCAGGAGATCTCATCATCATCGCTGCACGACCATCTATGGGGAAAACCGCTTTTAGTCTCAATATTGCCCAATCTGTTCTTGATCAAAACAAGGGAGTAGTTTTTTTCTCACTTGAGATGCCGGCTGAACAGCTGATGCTCCGGATGCTCAGCGCCAAAGCGGCTATTCCCCTGCAGCGCCTTCGCGTGGGAAATCTCAACGATATCGAGTGGAGCGAGATTAGCAGACTCAGTGATTACTATGATAAACGAAAGCTTTTCATCGACGATGAAGGAAATCTCAATGTCCATCAGCTTCGGGCGAAACTTCGTAAACTCAAATCGCAACACCCAGAAATCGAGCTCGCCGTTATCGACTATTTGCAGCTTATGAGTGGAAGTTCCAATAAAGATAGGCATCTTGAGATCAGTGAAATCAGTAGAAGTCTCAAGATGCTGGCCAGAGAACTCGATATTCCTATTATCGCCCTTTCTCAGCTTAATAGATCTTTGGAGAGCAGAAACGACAAGCGGCCGATGCTAAGTGATCTGAGAGAGTCTGGCGCGATCGAACAGGATGCGGATGTTATTCTTTTTGTGTACAGAGATGATGTGTACAAACTTAAAGAAGCTAAAGAGAAAGCGAAAGAGGCTGCAAAAGAGGGGAAACAGGTGGATGTGAATTTTGAAGAGAAGCGCGTTGAGGAAGCCGAGATTATCATAGGGAAGCAAAGAAACGGTCCAACGGGTGTGGTGAAGCTCTATTTCCACAAAGAGTACGTGAAATTCGCTGAAGAGGCAGCCGAGACAGTGCGAGAGTATGAGATGAAAGAGTCCAATATCGAGATCCCTCCTATTTGA
- a CDS encoding ComEC/Rec2 family competence protein, translating to MILLVALLLLFSYQLFSLYKEYQTFFDSSKHFTKAIVLNQYQKQGHWVMKMQDSNGNRFYMMSREDLKDLHGRRVVLLVFRSKHKPSFWKFLQGFYAPSYILRILPADSVKEKLQRFIASQHTDPFFQELFSALFLAIPMKKELRDKIADFAVSHLVAISGFHLGLIVAVITFVFSILLKPLWQRFFPYKNLYTYAFSFAIFVAISYTLFLGTIPSLIRSLCMLLFGFFLFSRHMKILSFETLLWVVLVLIALFPKFLFSIGFWLSVSGVFYIYLFLHHFRYSKVAIFVLINFWMYLVMMPWSLYIFHHFSLMQFFAPLLSMVFVLFYPVELLLHVVGLGGVLDGVLGFLYSSHAVMKIEFPLWLLILHIFASFLAIWYRWAVVLIVAIPAIFLIYQIA from the coding sequence GTGATACTCTTGGTAGCTCTATTGCTGCTATTTTCCTATCAACTTTTTTCACTCTATAAAGAGTATCAAACCTTTTTCGATTCTTCAAAGCATTTTACGAAAGCAATAGTGCTCAACCAGTATCAAAAACAGGGACATTGGGTTATGAAAATGCAAGACAGTAATGGAAACAGGTTTTATATGATGAGCAGGGAGGATCTGAAAGATCTGCATGGTCGAAGAGTTGTTTTGCTCGTTTTTCGTTCAAAACATAAACCATCTTTTTGGAAGTTTCTACAAGGATTTTACGCTCCAAGCTATATATTACGGATCTTACCGGCAGATTCTGTGAAAGAGAAGCTTCAAAGATTTATCGCTTCTCAGCATACTGATCCATTTTTTCAAGAGCTTTTCAGTGCCCTTTTTCTGGCGATTCCTATGAAAAAGGAGTTGAGAGACAAAATAGCAGATTTTGCGGTTAGCCATCTTGTTGCAATCAGTGGATTTCATCTTGGATTGATTGTGGCAGTTATTACATTTGTTTTTTCTATACTCCTTAAACCACTGTGGCAGCGCTTTTTTCCCTATAAAAATCTATATACGTATGCTTTTTCTTTTGCAATTTTTGTAGCAATTTCCTATACACTTTTTTTAGGAACGATTCCTTCACTTATTCGGTCTTTGTGTATGCTGCTTTTTGGATTTTTTCTGTTTTCCAGACATATGAAAATACTTAGTTTTGAGACGCTTTTATGGGTAGTGTTGGTTCTTATAGCGCTTTTCCCCAAATTTTTGTTTTCGATAGGATTTTGGCTCTCAGTTAGTGGCGTATTTTATATCTACCTTTTTTTACACCATTTCCGCTATTCCAAGGTGGCGATTTTTGTTTTGATCAATTTTTGGATGTATCTGGTCATGATGCCTTGGTCACTTTATATCTTTCACCATTTTAGTTTGATGCAGTTTTTCGCACCCCTTTTGAGTATGGTTTTTGTTCTTTTTTATCCGGTAGAGCTGCTGCTTCATGTTGTGGGACTTGGTGGAGTACTGGATGGAGTGCTAGGCTTTTTATACAGTTCACACGCTGTTATGAAGATAGAGTTTCCGTTGTGGCTGCTCATTTTACATATCTTTGCTTCTTTCCTGGCTATCTGGTACAGATGGGCAGTTGTCTTGATTGTGGCCATTCCTGCTATATTTTTGATTTATCAAATAGCATAG
- a CDS encoding YihY/virulence factor BrkB family protein: MNRLKELIKTFYDPDISLYAASLSFYTIFSIVPLLLVFFTIFTKLPSFSDYYGKLKHFIFTSLIPTQQETLSAYLDTFLQNSSKLGIIGFVFVLFASIMFFQNYEYIVNKIFKSRPRSFWDSITTYWTLMTLAPIGLALSFYLSTKIQHTLNSYQYTNWIDFLSIFPYLIIWAIFFITYKISSTTWIHPKAALYSSFIASLVWDIGKNLFVYYVIYSKTYATLYGSFSAILFFFLWIYISWQIFLYGLKLCYLINQKYSRNGHNQDNCPSVPDSQERSKDM, translated from the coding sequence TTGAACAGATTAAAAGAGTTGATTAAAACCTTTTATGATCCCGATATCAGTCTGTATGCCGCATCGCTTAGTTTTTATACCATCTTTTCCATCGTTCCTTTGCTTTTGGTTTTTTTTACGATATTTACGAAACTCCCAAGCTTTTCTGATTATTATGGAAAATTGAAGCACTTTATATTTACCAGTCTCATTCCGACCCAGCAAGAAACCCTTTCGGCTTACCTGGACACTTTTTTGCAAAACAGCTCAAAGCTTGGCATCATTGGATTTGTTTTTGTTCTCTTCGCTTCCATTATGTTTTTTCAAAATTACGAATACATTGTCAACAAAATTTTCAAATCCAGGCCCAGAAGTTTTTGGGACTCTATCACCACCTATTGGACGCTTATGACACTCGCTCCTATCGGATTAGCCCTTTCATTTTATCTTTCTACAAAAATCCAGCATACGCTCAACAGCTATCAATACACAAACTGGATCGACTTTCTCTCCATTTTTCCTTATCTCATCATATGGGCTATATTTTTTATCACCTATAAAATCTCTTCCACCACATGGATCCATCCAAAGGCAGCTCTTTACTCCTCTTTTATAGCCTCACTCGTTTGGGATATCGGTAAAAATCTCTTTGTCTATTATGTAATTTATAGCAAAACCTATGCGACACTCTACGGCTCATTCAGTGCAATTTTGTTTTTCTTTTTATGGATCTACATCTCTTGGCAGATTTTTTTATACGGTTTGAAACTATGCTATTTGATAAATCAAAAATATAGCAGGAATGGCCACAATCAAGACAACTGCCCATCTGTACCAGATAGCCAGGAAAGAAGCAAAGATATGTAA
- a CDS encoding FAD-linked oxidase C-terminal domain-containing protein, whose amino-acid sequence MVVKEHIQALEKLVGKENVKSDKPHRLAYSYDATREHFKPDVVVFPKDEADVSKVLKYCNEHKIPVVPRGAGSGFTGGALPVGGGVVLAVEKHMNKILEIDTKNMVAVVQPGVINKELQKEVEKLGLFYPPDPASQDYSTIGGNVAENAGGMRAAKYGITKDYVMALRAVLPNGDIIRAGKKTIKDVAGYNIAGILVASEGTLAVITEITLKLLSKPKLTKTVMGVFPTVTEAMNAVYKSLAGGASPVAMEFLDNLTIRAVEEKFHKGLPVEAGAILISDIDGNVEEEIDYQIGLLEKFFKENGATEFRIAKDEKEAADIWFARRNASQSITIYGSKKINEDVTVPRSELPRYLEEVDLISKKYGVKIPCFGHTGDGNVHTNVMVDGSDPKQIEIGYKAIEEIFEKTIEIGGTLSGEHGIGLSKAPFMKMAFTQEEMNLFRAIKKAFDPNNILNPGKMGL is encoded by the coding sequence ATGGTTGTCAAAGAGCATATCCAGGCCCTTGAAAAGCTAGTGGGCAAAGAGAATGTCAAAAGCGACAAGCCTCATCGTCTAGCATACTCGTACGATGCAACTAGAGAACATTTCAAACCCGATGTTGTCGTTTTTCCAAAAGATGAAGCGGATGTCAGTAAAGTACTGAAATACTGCAACGAACACAAAATCCCGGTAGTTCCAAGAGGTGCTGGGAGTGGGTTTACCGGTGGTGCACTCCCTGTTGGTGGAGGCGTTGTACTTGCTGTGGAAAAACATATGAACAAAATCTTGGAGATTGACACCAAAAACATGGTAGCCGTCGTACAACCGGGGGTAATCAACAAAGAGCTGCAAAAAGAGGTGGAAAAGCTTGGACTTTTCTATCCGCCAGATCCAGCAAGCCAGGACTACTCCACAATTGGGGGCAATGTTGCCGAAAATGCAGGAGGTATGCGAGCGGCAAAGTACGGCATCACGAAAGATTACGTTATGGCACTGCGGGCAGTCTTGCCAAATGGAGATATTATCAGAGCTGGTAAGAAAACGATCAAAGATGTGGCAGGATACAATATCGCCGGTATCTTAGTGGCAAGTGAAGGAACGTTAGCCGTTATCACAGAAATCACCCTCAAACTTTTAAGCAAACCAAAACTGACCAAAACGGTCATGGGTGTTTTCCCAACGGTTACAGAAGCGATGAATGCCGTCTACAAATCCCTAGCCGGTGGGGCCAGCCCAGTTGCTATGGAGTTTTTGGACAATTTAACGATTCGTGCCGTTGAAGAGAAGTTCCATAAAGGTTTGCCAGTTGAAGCCGGAGCGATTTTGATTAGCGATATCGATGGAAATGTGGAAGAGGAGATCGACTATCAAATAGGGCTCCTTGAAAAGTTTTTCAAAGAAAATGGTGCAACAGAGTTTCGTATCGCAAAAGATGAAAAAGAGGCCGCAGACATCTGGTTTGCCAGACGAAACGCAAGCCAAAGCATCACTATCTACGGAAGTAAAAAGATCAACGAAGATGTAACGGTCCCAAGAAGCGAACTCCCACGATATCTTGAAGAGGTAGATCTCATATCCAAAAAGTATGGGGTAAAAATCCCCTGTTTTGGGCATACGGGAGACGGCAACGTACACACAAACGTCATGGTGGATGGCAGCGATCCAAAACAGATAGAGATCGGTTATAAAGCAATCGAGGAGATTTTTGAAAAGACGATCGAAATCGGTGGAACACTGAGTGGTGAACATGGAATCGGCCTATCAAAAGCCCCATTCATGAAAATGGCATTTACCCAAGAGGAGATGAACCTCTTTCGAGCCATCAAAAAGGCTTTTGATCCAAACAACATCCTCAACCCCGGAAAAATGGGGCTTTAA
- a CDS encoding plasminogen-binding N-terminal domain-containing protein: MIRFWIFLMLPFVLFAQIKSQIVSVSENEAAIKPIEAQKGMSGIVVHHYDAKHSTIVARAVYEGNGKIRFMVYDALKQENLPKPKLTPKPGDEVILGYLYDRATIVAPDLLTFQAAQSHIDANTQLLHPDLFLAELSKNKDPAPTKEDFKQFCNKYAVGVVYIVFDNMIHKTDCYTMQSLQTVKLSASPQKINTPFYSRIGKVETSIFNFFGSSEINDYNAYYRSLVVQ, translated from the coding sequence GTGATACGCTTTTGGATATTTTTGATGCTGCCTTTTGTACTTTTTGCCCAAATAAAATCGCAGATTGTTTCCGTATCGGAAAATGAAGCAGCTATAAAACCGATTGAAGCGCAAAAAGGGATGAGTGGAATTGTTGTACACCACTATGATGCCAAACACTCTACAATCGTTGCAAGAGCGGTATATGAGGGAAACGGAAAAATCCGCTTCATGGTGTATGATGCTTTAAAACAAGAAAATTTACCAAAACCGAAACTGACTCCAAAACCAGGTGATGAGGTGATTTTGGGCTATCTTTATGATAGAGCGACGATCGTGGCACCTGATCTTCTTACATTTCAGGCTGCACAATCACATATCGATGCAAACACTCAACTGCTCCATCCGGATCTTTTCTTGGCAGAACTTTCCAAAAATAAAGATCCTGCTCCAACGAAAGAGGATTTTAAACAGTTTTGTAACAAATATGCCGTGGGAGTGGTTTATATCGTTTTTGACAATATGATCCATAAAACGGACTGCTATACCATGCAGTCGTTACAGACTGTAAAGCTATCAGCATCTCCACAAAAAATCAACACGCCATTTTATTCTCGAATAGGGAAAGTGGAGACTTCCATTTTCAACTTTTTTGGAAGTAGCGAAATAAATGACTACAATGCATACTATCGATCTTTGGTGGTGCAGTGA
- a CDS encoding peptidoglycan DD-metalloendopeptidase family protein, whose amino-acid sequence MRYFILILFFLGITFGAVVEKKVWESGDTLLGYLIKHNIPTKLYYDLDDEEKELTGEIRAGVTYYRVMDYGDRKTDATAQNGQILHLLIPVNEELQIHVFKDGDKYRFELIPIHYQKVEEGFSLKLDCSPYLAIKKVTGGNGRLAGEFVRAFRNAPIDFCRNIHSGDRLAILYEQKFRLGDFFGMPRIKAGVVEALGKKYYVFNYQERYYDEKGRELETFFLIRPVRHARITSRFTRKRWHPILHKYRAHLGVDFGAPRGTHVYAAGNGRVIFSGRKGGYGNVIIIAHADGYRTLYAHLQKRLVRRGRRVKQGSLIGLVGNTGLSTGPHLHFGLYKNGRAINPLRVVKITKSKLKGKRLKMFKTMTKRYKEELEKLIQSQKQPRTIRVTHEMIEYFKGGEDGKGGIDQNRSNTPNGA is encoded by the coding sequence ATGCGATATTTCATTCTCATACTATTTTTTCTTGGTATAACTTTTGGTGCAGTAGTAGAAAAAAAAGTGTGGGAGAGTGGGGATACACTGCTTGGATATTTGATCAAACACAATATCCCCACAAAGCTCTATTACGATCTCGATGACGAAGAGAAAGAGCTGACAGGTGAAATCAGAGCAGGTGTCACCTATTACCGAGTAATGGATTATGGCGATAGAAAAACCGATGCAACTGCTCAAAATGGGCAGATTTTACATTTACTCATTCCTGTAAACGAAGAGTTGCAGATCCATGTTTTCAAAGATGGTGACAAGTATCGTTTCGAGCTTATACCGATCCATTATCAAAAAGTTGAAGAGGGATTTTCTTTGAAACTGGATTGCTCGCCATATTTAGCGATCAAAAAGGTGACAGGAGGAAACGGACGGCTTGCCGGCGAGTTTGTTCGGGCATTTCGAAACGCTCCTATCGATTTTTGCAGAAACATTCACTCCGGTGACAGACTGGCGATTCTGTATGAGCAAAAATTTAGACTCGGTGATTTTTTCGGTATGCCAAGGATCAAAGCGGGAGTCGTCGAAGCTTTGGGTAAAAAGTATTATGTGTTCAATTATCAAGAGCGTTACTACGATGAAAAAGGGAGGGAGCTAGAAACCTTCTTTCTTATCCGTCCAGTACGCCATGCAAGAATAACGTCACGATTTACCCGCAAAAGGTGGCATCCCATATTACACAAATACAGGGCTCATCTTGGCGTCGATTTTGGTGCGCCAAGAGGAACCCATGTCTATGCGGCTGGCAATGGGCGAGTCATCTTTTCCGGACGAAAAGGGGGATATGGCAATGTGATCATTATCGCCCATGCAGATGGGTATAGGACATTGTACGCTCACTTGCAAAAACGACTTGTTCGAAGAGGTAGGCGAGTCAAACAGGGTTCCTTGATTGGTCTTGTAGGCAATACAGGGCTTAGCACGGGACCCCATCTGCATTTTGGACTCTATAAAAACGGTCGAGCCATCAATCCTTTGCGGGTAGTGAAGATTACAAAAAGCAAATTGAAAGGTAAGCGGCTGAAAATGTTTAAAACGATGACGAAACGGTACAAAGAGGAGCTTGAAAAACTTATACAGAGCCAAAAACAGCCACGTACCATACGTGTGACGCATGAGATGATCGAGTATTTTAAAGGAGGGGAAGATGGAAAAGGCGGAATTGATCAAAATCGGTCAAATACTCCAAACGGAGCTTAA
- the mgtE gene encoding magnesium transporter: protein MEKAELIKIGQILQTELKSKDITLHPSEIAAYLKYLATENPDEFNTILRQLPEEVLGEVLLELPESIKDIAIERLSVKKLAKAVEELDSDDAVDLVKDIEDIDETLEQKVLDNIDKEYKEEIEELSAYDEETAGAYMQTEVYKAYEDEKIADAIERLRKLKDEGELSNIHQVYVVDKEGVLKAIIPLEDLILYDFNERFSDIMHEKRYEPITVRVDEPVADLIKKFEDYNLAVLAVVDEKGRLLGRITSDDVIDLIEEQATEQIYNLAGVEDEVEEEGDIKEVTKKRAWWLFINLGTAILASFVIGLFDETIQKYVALAVLMPIVASMGGNAGTQTLTVVVRKLALGEIDWQNAKKALLQETLVSLINGAIFALVMGIIAWVWFHDHLLGVVIALAMVINLLAAGFFGAVIPLFLKKIGQDPAVGSSVLLTTVTDVVGFFAFLGLAKVMLVH, encoded by the coding sequence ATGGAAAAGGCGGAATTGATCAAAATCGGTCAAATACTCCAAACGGAGCTTAAATCAAAAGATATTACCCTTCATCCAAGTGAAATAGCGGCATATCTTAAATACCTTGCTACAGAGAATCCAGATGAATTCAACACGATACTCCGCCAGCTTCCCGAAGAGGTTCTTGGTGAAGTTTTGTTGGAGCTGCCAGAGTCAATTAAAGATATCGCTATTGAGAGGCTTTCTGTCAAAAAACTGGCAAAAGCGGTTGAAGAGCTCGATAGCGACGATGCGGTTGACCTCGTCAAAGATATCGAAGACATAGATGAAACGCTCGAACAAAAAGTACTTGATAATATCGATAAAGAGTACAAAGAGGAGATAGAAGAGCTCAGTGCGTATGATGAGGAGACTGCCGGTGCCTATATGCAAACGGAGGTCTATAAAGCGTATGAAGATGAGAAAATAGCCGATGCGATTGAGCGGCTTCGAAAACTAAAAGATGAAGGAGAACTCTCCAATATCCACCAGGTATATGTAGTGGACAAAGAGGGAGTGCTCAAAGCCATTATTCCTCTTGAAGATTTGATTCTTTACGATTTCAATGAACGATTTAGTGACATCATGCATGAAAAAAGGTATGAGCCGATTACGGTTCGGGTAGATGAGCCGGTAGCTGATCTTATCAAAAAATTTGAGGACTATAACCTGGCAGTTTTGGCGGTTGTAGATGAAAAAGGGAGACTGCTTGGACGTATCACATCAGACGATGTGATCGATTTGATCGAAGAGCAGGCTACAGAGCAGATCTATAACCTAGCCGGTGTGGAAGATGAGGTTGAAGAAGAGGGTGATATCAAAGAGGTTACCAAAAAAAGAGCCTGGTGGCTTTTTATCAATCTGGGTACGGCTATCCTTGCCTCATTTGTGATCGGTCTATTTGATGAGACGATACAAAAGTACGTGGCACTGGCGGTTTTGATGCCGATCGTTGCTTCTATGGGTGGCAATGCCGGAACGCAAACCCTTACCGTTGTTGTTCGTAAACTCGCACTTGGAGAGATAGACTGGCAAAATGCGAAAAAGGCATTGCTGCAAGAGACGTTAGTCTCTTTGATCAATGGAGCAATTTTTGCTCTTGTGATGGGTATCATCGCATGGGTTTGGTTTCATGATCATCTGTTGGGAGTAGTGATTGCTCTGGCTATGGTGATCAATCTTTTGGCTGCCGGATTCTTTGGTGCGGTCATACCGCTTTTTTTGAAAAAGATCGGACAAGACCCAGCAGTGGGAAGCAGTGTTCTATTGACCACTGTAACAGATGTTGTGGGTTTCTTTGCCTTTTTAGGATTAGCCAAAGTAATGTTGGTGCATTGA
- a CDS encoding NUDIX domain-containing protein, whose protein sequence is MIKRIEPLRDPKFIHPVRIFYERDGKELSWEAVKAHDSVAVLLYHPKKEAFVLVKQFRPALYMQHGYPYTFELCAGIVDKQKSLVEIAKEEIVEETGYQVQSLEKITSFYTSVGFAGSKQTLFYAEVDQKISEGGGIEEEKIEVVHLPVDEAKDFMYDESKPKTPGLLFAFCWWFERFKGL, encoded by the coding sequence ATGATTAAACGAATAGAACCCTTGAGAGATCCAAAATTTATCCATCCGGTTCGCATCTTCTATGAACGAGATGGTAAAGAGCTTAGCTGGGAGGCAGTGAAGGCACACGATAGTGTGGCCGTTTTGCTATATCATCCCAAAAAAGAGGCTTTTGTACTGGTAAAGCAGTTTCGACCGGCACTTTATATGCAGCATGGCTATCCTTACACTTTTGAGTTGTGCGCCGGTATCGTGGATAAACAAAAAAGTCTTGTAGAGATAGCGAAAGAAGAGATAGTAGAAGAGACGGGCTATCAAGTGCAATCTTTAGAAAAGATCACTTCTTTTTACACTTCTGTAGGGTTTGCAGGATCCAAACAGACTCTTTTTTATGCTGAGGTGGATCAAAAAATCAGTGAAGGCGGAGGGATAGAAGAGGAGAAGATAGAAGTTGTCCACCTTCCCGTCGATGAGGCAAAAGATTTTATGTATGATGAATCAAAACCAAAAACTCCCGGACTTCTTTTTGCCTTTTGCTGGTGGTTTGAGCGTTTCAAAGGGCTTTAA
- a CDS encoding globin: MKFEITSMKKGECVTFTNPPKAFFEAVGGVEGMRDFMYNFYDKIYESDIAHFFPQDEEEFEKVKEKNTLFFIAICGGPKLYETDEEDLNEYMVEFHKNFSIDEKARIEWLGTMREALEELDIDEALKEAFWEYVERFSKLTVNRFNEEGFYDQAFKAL; this comes from the coding sequence ATGAAATTTGAGATAACTTCAATGAAAAAAGGCGAATGTGTAACGTTTACCAATCCTCCCAAAGCTTTTTTCGAAGCGGTTGGAGGAGTAGAAGGTATGAGAGATTTTATGTATAACTTCTATGATAAAATCTATGAGAGCGATATAGCCCACTTTTTTCCTCAAGATGAAGAGGAATTTGAAAAAGTGAAAGAGAAAAACACCCTCTTTTTCATTGCCATATGTGGCGGACCGAAACTATATGAAACAGATGAAGAGGATCTAAACGAATATATGGTGGAGTTTCATAAAAACTTCAGCATCGACGAAAAAGCGAGAATCGAGTGGCTCGGTACCATGCGTGAAGCCCTGGAAGAGCTAGATATTGACGAAGCATTGAAAGAAGCGTTTTGGGAGTATGTGGAGCGTTTTTCTAAACTCACCGTCAATAGATTCAATGAAGAGGGCTTTTACGATCAGGCCTTTAAAGCCCTTTGA
- a CDS encoding carbon-nitrogen hydrolase — translation MKIACIQQKFHGSKEATIQRTCNMIDQADAELVVLQELHQGPYFCQSETTKFFDLAKDFEKDIAFWQNVSKEKDIVLVTSLFEMRAPGLYHNTAVVFDNGKLAGKYRKMHIPDDPGFYEKFYFTPGDLGFEPIDTSVGRLGVLVCWDQWYPEAARIMALKGAQILIYPTAIGWFDEDSDEEKNRQLDAWMTVQRAHAIANGLPLVAVNRVGFEKDETGCLRGIRFWGNSFICGPQGEFLARASSNQEEILEATLDMDRIKAVRDIWPFLRDRRIDSYQCLLKRYCDEI, via the coding sequence ATGAAAATAGCATGTATCCAGCAAAAATTTCACGGTTCCAAAGAGGCCACCATCCAAAGAACATGCAACATGATAGACCAAGCTGACGCTGAACTTGTGGTCTTACAAGAGCTCCACCAAGGCCCCTACTTTTGTCAAAGTGAAACAACAAAATTCTTCGATTTGGCAAAAGATTTTGAAAAAGATATAGCTTTTTGGCAAAACGTCAGTAAAGAAAAAGATATTGTTCTTGTGACTTCGCTTTTTGAGATGCGGGCTCCAGGACTCTATCACAACACGGCAGTCGTTTTCGATAATGGAAAATTGGCAGGAAAATATCGTAAAATGCACATTCCAGACGATCCTGGATTTTATGAGAAGTTCTACTTTACACCGGGTGATCTTGGATTTGAACCGATTGATACATCTGTGGGCAGACTTGGCGTACTGGTATGCTGGGATCAGTGGTATCCAGAAGCTGCAAGAATCATGGCCTTAAAGGGAGCGCAGATTCTTATCTATCCAACGGCTATTGGATGGTTTGATGAAGATAGCGATGAGGAAAAAAACCGCCAACTCGATGCCTGGATGACGGTACAACGTGCTCATGCAATTGCCAATGGATTACCGCTTGTAGCGGTCAATCGTGTGGGATTCGAAAAGGATGAAACAGGATGTTTGCGAGGTATTCGATTTTGGGGAAACAGTTTTATCTGTGGTCCCCAAGGGGAGTTTTTAGCTCGAGCCAGCAGTAACCAAGAAGAGATCTTGGAGGCTACGCTCGATATGGATCGAATAAAAGCAGTCAGAGATATCTGGCCGTTTTTGCGAGATCGAAGGATTGATTCGTATCAATGTTTATTAAAAAGGTATTGCGATGAAATTTGA